One Lacunisphaera limnophila DNA window includes the following coding sequences:
- a CDS encoding M1 family metallopeptidase, translating into MPKSLRRLATLLSLFVAGGALAASQPVDPLRLTREVEPVAQSVELTLDPAKDDFSGRVIIDLLANQPFTSFRLNAEGPTFSTATLTSADGEVTTLQAEVTNAKFAIVTLTAPKSLGIGNYKLVIDFTAKYPRDGLGLYKTVSRDEPYLFTQFEDKHARKAFPCWDEPEFKINWQLTLKIPATLEAVTNAAVAYESRDGDWKTIVFGRTPPMPSYIVALAVGPFEYVPVPGWTVPGRIITPKGQSALAAEAVRLTPRIMARLEEYFGIPYPYAKYDQIAVPEYVYGAMENAGLVTFTDRLLLMDPEKPSFSQRRSLASVIAHEGAHMWFGDLVTMKWWDDLWLNESFADWMAGRIIGHEFPEFRIQVAESRGIKGAMRSDALPSITAIRRPVTAESDLAQLVDELTYNKGKGVLNMVENWIGPAQFRAAMRTYFLKHRWGNTVSDDLWAAFSATSGDDITGLLAAFINKPGVPLVTLALDPDGKLRLSQRRFHNLGDPQLEGQWQIPVVLAWGKGGEVHRERILLKDLEQVVAIPGLADADWIYPNAGESGYFRWNLSPELNARLARRSAALAPIERVGLLDNTSALFNAGLINGTDYLAYVTAFGGDLDPDVNTSVIASVGGLRNTFITPPSRPAYNSYRTAILRPILDRIGLQPVAGEPVYHGPLRNALYGALGYEAADPVVIAECRRLAALFLENPRQVDAALRTTALSVAAYHGDAAFFATIQAAFEKAPSPIVRSATLDALGSFHDPVLAGQALAFSLTPAVNSTEFLGVLFDISGDPDLRELAVDWTIAHYDAIAAKAPAEYVAGLIGVAGGAEPELFNRLRDFLLAPERKTEFAQINITKSAERLAVRQRLREKEQANVVKFLETYQGKTPRD; encoded by the coding sequence ATGCCCAAATCCCTCCGTCGGCTTGCCACCCTCCTGAGTCTGTTCGTTGCCGGTGGCGCCCTCGCCGCCAGCCAGCCCGTCGATCCGCTGCGCCTCACCCGGGAGGTCGAGCCCGTCGCCCAGAGCGTCGAGCTCACCCTCGACCCGGCCAAGGACGACTTCTCCGGCCGCGTCATCATCGACCTGCTGGCCAACCAGCCCTTCACGTCGTTCCGCCTGAACGCCGAGGGCCCGACCTTTTCGACCGCCACGCTCACCAGCGCCGACGGCGAGGTCACCACGCTGCAGGCCGAGGTCACCAACGCCAAGTTCGCCATCGTCACCCTGACCGCGCCCAAGTCCCTGGGCATCGGCAACTACAAGCTCGTGATCGATTTCACCGCCAAATACCCGCGTGACGGCCTCGGTCTCTACAAGACCGTCAGCCGCGACGAGCCGTATCTTTTCACCCAGTTCGAGGACAAGCACGCCCGCAAGGCCTTCCCCTGCTGGGACGAACCCGAGTTCAAGATCAACTGGCAGCTCACCCTGAAGATCCCCGCCACGCTGGAGGCCGTGACCAACGCCGCCGTGGCCTACGAATCCCGCGACGGCGACTGGAAGACCATCGTCTTCGGCCGCACGCCGCCCATGCCCAGCTACATCGTGGCCCTCGCCGTCGGCCCGTTCGAATACGTGCCCGTCCCCGGCTGGACCGTGCCCGGCCGCATCATCACCCCCAAGGGCCAGTCCGCGCTCGCGGCCGAGGCCGTGCGGCTCACCCCGCGCATCATGGCCCGCCTCGAGGAGTATTTCGGCATCCCCTACCCCTACGCCAAGTACGACCAGATCGCCGTGCCCGAGTATGTCTACGGCGCGATGGAAAACGCCGGCCTCGTCACCTTCACCGACCGGCTCCTGCTGATGGACCCGGAGAAACCCTCCTTCTCCCAGCGCCGCAGCCTCGCCAGCGTGATCGCCCACGAGGGCGCCCACATGTGGTTCGGCGACCTCGTGACCATGAAATGGTGGGACGACCTCTGGCTCAACGAGTCCTTCGCCGACTGGATGGCCGGCCGCATCATCGGGCACGAATTCCCGGAGTTCCGCATCCAGGTGGCGGAAAGCCGCGGCATCAAGGGCGCCATGCGCAGCGACGCCCTCCCCTCCATCACCGCCATCCGCCGCCCGGTCACGGCCGAGTCCGACCTCGCGCAGCTCGTGGACGAACTCACCTACAACAAGGGCAAGGGCGTGCTCAACATGGTCGAGAACTGGATCGGGCCGGCGCAGTTCCGCGCCGCCATGCGCACCTACTTCCTGAAGCACCGCTGGGGCAACACCGTCAGCGACGACCTCTGGGCCGCCTTCAGCGCCACCTCCGGCGATGACATCACCGGCCTGCTCGCGGCCTTCATCAACAAGCCCGGCGTGCCGCTCGTCACCCTCGCCCTTGATCCGGATGGGAAGCTCCGCCTCTCGCAGCGCCGTTTCCACAACCTCGGCGATCCCCAGCTGGAAGGCCAGTGGCAGATCCCCGTCGTGCTCGCCTGGGGCAAGGGCGGCGAAGTCCACCGCGAGCGCATCCTCCTGAAGGACCTCGAGCAGGTCGTCGCGATCCCCGGCCTGGCGGACGCCGACTGGATCTACCCCAACGCCGGCGAATCCGGTTATTTCCGCTGGAACCTCTCGCCCGAGCTCAACGCCCGGCTCGCCCGCCGGTCGGCGGCGCTCGCCCCCATTGAACGCGTGGGCCTGCTGGACAACACCTCCGCCCTCTTCAACGCCGGTCTGATCAACGGCACCGACTACCTCGCCTACGTCACCGCGTTCGGCGGCGACCTCGACCCCGACGTCAACACCAGCGTCATCGCCAGCGTGGGCGGTCTGCGCAACACCTTCATCACGCCCCCCTCGCGCCCGGCCTACAATTCCTACCGCACCGCGATCCTGCGGCCGATCCTCGATCGCATCGGCCTCCAGCCCGTCGCCGGCGAACCGGTCTACCACGGGCCGCTGCGCAACGCCCTCTACGGGGCACTGGGCTACGAAGCCGCCGATCCCGTCGTGATCGCGGAGTGCCGCCGCCTCGCCGCGCTCTTCCTCGAGAACCCCCGGCAGGTGGACGCCGCCCTGCGGACCACCGCCCTGTCCGTCGCCGCCTACCATGGCGATGCGGCGTTCTTCGCGACGATCCAGGCGGCGTTTGAAAAGGCCCCGTCCCCCATCGTGCGCTCGGCCACCCTCGATGCGCTCGGCAGTTTCCATGACCCGGTCCTGGCCGGGCAGGCCCTCGCCTTCTCCCTCACCCCCGCGGTCAACTCCACCGAGTTCCTCGGCGTGCTCTTCGACATCAGCGGCGACCCGGATCTGCGCGAGCTGGCCGTGGACTGGACGATCGCGCACTACGACGCCATCGCCGCCAAGGCCCCCGCCGAGTACGTCGCCGGGCTCATCGGCGTGGCCGGCGGCGCCGAGCCCGAGCTGTTCAACCGGCTGCGGGATTTCCTCCTGGCCCCGGAGCGCAAGACCGAGTTCGCCCAGATCAACATCACCAAGTCCGCCGAACGCCTCGCCGTCCGCCAGCGCCTCCGCGAGAAGGAACAGGCCAACGTCGTGAAGTTCCTGGAGACCTACCAGGGCAAGACGCCCCGGGACTGA
- a CDS encoding alpha/beta hydrolase family protein has translation MSPASLRQAFGCSLLLFAGLASAVARPLELEDLFRLKRVSDPQLSPDGRTVAYVVTEVLKAENRTQSDIWVIPAEGGEARLLAGSPKHDRHPRWSPDGQWIAFESNRGGSTQLWIVPASGGEARQLTDLSTEAGQAVWAPTGDQLAFVSEVFPEFSDRPFAEADRLNKEKLAARAASPVKARVITQLLYRHWDSWVDGKRKHLFVLPMKAGAATGEPRNVTPGENDAVPTSATFEEGDEFDFSPDGRELAFAAPHHVTREQAWSTNHDIWTVDLSTGERRKVTTSPAADTHPRYSPDGKYLAYRAQARAGFEADRWQVRLHSRNSGEDWSLTADWDVSVGALDWAADSQSLVFPAQEAGTEPVFEVPVAGGTPRKLHGGGVNGDVSRSADGRQIYFLHSSYTQPPEVWRADLVTRRAPMPVTRTNETLLAELELPAAETVTVPGAGGTPVQMYILKPPGFDAAKKYPLVFWVHGGPQSAFLDSWSTRWNPQLWAAQGYVLAMPNPRGSTGFGQQFTDEISHDWGGKVFEDLMAALAHLEKQPWIDTDRMAAAGASYGGYMMNWFQGHTDKFKTLVTHCGVYEFTSMYGTTEETWFDEWDHGIPWQNPDFEKFSPHRHAAKFRTPNLIIHNELDFRVPLNQGLSLFTTLQRQGVPSKLLYFPDEGHWVLKPANSELWHTTVFDWLAEYLQK, from the coding sequence ATGTCACCTGCTTCACTCCGTCAGGCCTTCGGTTGCTCCCTCCTTTTGTTCGCGGGCCTCGCGTCCGCGGTCGCCCGGCCCCTCGAACTGGAGGACCTCTTCCGGCTCAAGCGGGTGTCCGATCCCCAGCTTTCGCCCGACGGTCGCACGGTCGCCTACGTGGTCACCGAGGTGCTGAAGGCCGAGAACCGCACCCAGAGCGACATCTGGGTGATCCCGGCCGAGGGCGGCGAGGCCCGCTTGCTGGCGGGTTCACCCAAGCATGACCGCCACCCCCGCTGGTCGCCGGACGGGCAGTGGATCGCCTTTGAGTCGAACCGCGGCGGCAGCACGCAGCTCTGGATCGTGCCAGCTTCCGGCGGGGAGGCGCGCCAGCTCACGGACCTCTCCACGGAGGCCGGTCAGGCCGTGTGGGCGCCCACGGGGGATCAACTCGCCTTCGTCTCGGAGGTGTTCCCGGAATTTTCTGACCGGCCCTTTGCCGAGGCCGACCGCTTGAACAAGGAAAAGCTGGCCGCCCGGGCAGCGTCCCCGGTGAAGGCCCGGGTCATCACGCAGCTCCTCTACCGGCATTGGGATTCGTGGGTGGACGGCAAGCGCAAGCATCTCTTCGTGCTGCCGATGAAGGCCGGCGCCGCCACCGGTGAGCCGCGCAACGTCACGCCCGGCGAGAACGACGCCGTGCCGACCTCCGCCACCTTTGAGGAAGGCGATGAATTTGATTTTTCGCCCGACGGCCGGGAGCTGGCCTTTGCCGCCCCGCACCACGTGACGCGCGAGCAGGCCTGGTCCACGAACCATGATATCTGGACGGTGGACCTCTCCACCGGCGAGCGTCGCAAGGTCACCACGAGTCCCGCGGCCGACACGCACCCGCGGTACTCGCCCGATGGCAAATACCTCGCGTATCGCGCGCAGGCCCGGGCCGGGTTTGAGGCCGACCGCTGGCAGGTGCGCTTGCACTCGCGTAATAGCGGCGAGGATTGGAGCCTGACCGCGGATTGGGATGTGTCGGTCGGCGCGCTTGATTGGGCGGCCGACAGCCAGAGCCTCGTGTTTCCCGCCCAGGAGGCCGGGACCGAACCGGTGTTCGAGGTGCCGGTGGCCGGCGGTACGCCGCGCAAGCTGCACGGTGGCGGCGTCAACGGGGATGTCAGTCGCTCCGCCGATGGCCGGCAGATCTATTTCCTGCACTCAAGCTACACCCAGCCCCCCGAGGTGTGGCGCGCGGACCTGGTCACGCGCCGGGCGCCGATGCCGGTGACCCGGACCAACGAAACCTTGCTGGCGGAGCTCGAGCTGCCGGCGGCCGAAACGGTCACGGTCCCGGGCGCGGGTGGCACGCCTGTGCAGATGTATATCCTGAAGCCACCCGGGTTTGACGCCGCGAAAAAGTATCCGCTGGTGTTCTGGGTCCATGGCGGGCCGCAGAGCGCCTTCCTGGATTCCTGGTCGACGCGCTGGAACCCCCAGCTCTGGGCCGCGCAGGGCTATGTGCTCGCAATGCCGAATCCGCGGGGCTCGACCGGCTTCGGCCAGCAGTTCACCGACGAGATCTCGCACGACTGGGGCGGCAAGGTGTTCGAGGATTTGATGGCCGCGCTCGCGCACCTGGAAAAGCAGCCGTGGATCGATACCGACCGCATGGCGGCGGCGGGCGCCAGCTACGGCGGCTACATGATGAACTGGTTCCAGGGCCACACCGACAAGTTCAAGACCCTCGTCACGCATTGCGGCGTCTATGAATTCACCTCGATGTACGGCACGACGGAGGAGACCTGGTTCGACGAGTGGGACCACGGCATCCCGTGGCAGAACCCGGATTTCGAGAAATTCTCGCCGCACCGGCATGCGGCCAAATTCAGGACGCCGAATCTGATCATCCACAACGAGCTCGATTTCCGCGTCCCGCTCAACCAGGGCCTGAGCCTCTTCACCACGCTCCAGCGCCAGGGCGTGCCGTCGAAGCTCCTCTATTTTCCCGACGAGGGCCACTGGGTGCTCAAGCCCGCCAACAGCGAGCTCTGGCACACGACGGTCTTCGACTGGCTGGCGGAGTATTTGCAGAAGTAG
- a CDS encoding insulinase family protein, whose protein sequence is MLPRFPSLGRSPRLALVPLLVLALAPLVRAALPADIPPRPQAPNDEAEYRRFTLDNGLKVILLSDPKLNKSSASLAVAAGSYSDPANRQGLAHFLEHMLFLGTEKYPDEADYGNYLKINGGYNNAYTAGDHTNYLLEIRHEAFEGALDRLSQFFIAPLFTPEFTEREMNAVNSENQKNLENDLWRQYQLTNTLYRPGHPANHFSTGNRDTLGGTTREELLAFYHAHYSANTMTLALVGKASLDELEQWARTYFTPIKNQQLKPIDYPADYLPPKAALRIARMEPIKDVRQLTLEFPLGATRPFWPSKPDRLLGFILGHEGEGSLLSALKAEGLATGMGASADANTKDFGSFNATISLTPAGLEKYPRVLELFFAAISRLRSAGYPAYLFQERAAMARLDETFQDKGEGADRAVALANQIRDFPLEIAEREPYLWLQEDPAAYATVLNQIRPDNMLVVLTAKGVPTDKSEPVYGTKYSYTEETGPAYTALLTPPEVAAIQLPKANPFIPASATVLPTQPIQLLDEPALSLLYAQDTEFQRPMVAEVYRFRLPRALASLETSVLLRFYEACIRESLNEVAYTAGQAGLNFSFNAALEGVEIAVEGYDASAPRLLDTIAANLVDFSLPDERFAAIKDRLLRELGNFPRADAYQILLETRRATVREFHFRPDEQLPVAQGVTLAAVRDFARKLYTRGKLEALVHGNVTAADAIAHARRFGAALASQPVADADLLRRRLLAQPAGEALRTNEQLVVNNSAFRREYVLGDDSPEIRAATLVLGNFISEPFFSELRTRQQLGYIVGANAGGEENTNFAYFIIQSGEYPADEVEKRADDFIVKLPLMLSGLPDDAWASIIGGVRAQLEEKDKAIADRAKRLFALGYDRAGDWNRREETLAALDRLTKARTGEILDHALGLSTRQMRTYLGFARQHEAKAPQTPTYTDRPAWKQTRQFK, encoded by the coding sequence ATGCTGCCACGATTCCCCTCCCTGGGCCGTTCTCCCCGGCTCGCGCTTGTTCCCCTGCTGGTCCTGGCCCTCGCGCCCCTGGTGCGCGCCGCCCTGCCCGCCGACATCCCGCCCCGCCCGCAGGCCCCCAACGATGAGGCGGAATACCGCCGCTTCACCCTGGACAACGGCCTCAAGGTCATCCTGCTCTCCGACCCGAAGCTCAACAAGTCCTCCGCGTCGCTCGCTGTCGCCGCCGGTTCCTACAGCGACCCGGCCAACCGCCAGGGCCTGGCCCACTTCCTCGAGCACATGCTCTTCCTCGGCACGGAAAAATACCCCGACGAGGCCGACTACGGCAATTACCTCAAGATCAACGGCGGCTACAACAACGCCTACACCGCCGGCGACCACACCAATTACCTCCTCGAAATCCGCCATGAGGCCTTCGAGGGCGCGCTCGACCGCCTGTCCCAGTTCTTCATCGCCCCGCTCTTCACGCCGGAGTTCACCGAGCGCGAGATGAACGCCGTCAATTCCGAGAACCAGAAGAACCTCGAGAACGACCTCTGGCGCCAGTACCAGCTCACCAACACCCTCTACCGGCCCGGCCACCCGGCCAACCATTTCAGCACGGGCAACCGCGACACCCTCGGCGGCACCACCCGCGAGGAGCTCCTCGCCTTCTACCACGCCCACTACAGCGCCAACACCATGACCCTCGCCCTCGTGGGCAAGGCCAGCCTCGACGAACTCGAGCAGTGGGCGCGCACGTACTTCACCCCGATCAAGAACCAGCAGCTCAAGCCCATCGACTACCCGGCCGACTACCTGCCGCCCAAGGCCGCCCTGCGCATCGCCCGCATGGAGCCGATCAAGGATGTCCGCCAGCTCACCCTCGAGTTCCCCCTCGGCGCCACCCGCCCGTTCTGGCCGAGCAAACCCGACCGCCTCCTCGGCTTCATCCTCGGCCACGAGGGCGAGGGCAGCCTGCTCTCCGCGCTGAAGGCCGAGGGCCTCGCCACCGGCATGGGCGCCAGCGCCGACGCCAACACCAAGGATTTCGGCTCCTTCAACGCCACTATCTCCCTCACCCCCGCCGGTCTGGAAAAATACCCGCGCGTGCTCGAGCTGTTCTTCGCCGCCATCTCGCGCCTCCGCAGCGCCGGCTACCCCGCCTACCTCTTCCAGGAACGCGCCGCCATGGCCCGCCTCGACGAGACCTTCCAGGACAAGGGCGAGGGCGCCGACCGTGCGGTCGCGCTCGCCAACCAGATCCGCGACTTCCCGCTCGAGATCGCCGAGCGCGAGCCCTACCTCTGGCTCCAGGAGGACCCGGCCGCCTACGCCACGGTCCTGAACCAGATCCGGCCCGACAACATGCTCGTGGTCCTCACCGCCAAGGGCGTCCCGACCGACAAGTCCGAGCCCGTCTACGGCACGAAGTACAGCTACACCGAGGAGACCGGCCCGGCCTACACCGCCCTGCTCACCCCGCCCGAAGTCGCCGCCATCCAGCTGCCCAAGGCCAACCCCTTCATCCCCGCCAGCGCCACTGTCCTGCCCACCCAGCCCATCCAGCTCCTCGACGAGCCCGCGCTGAGCCTGCTCTATGCCCAGGACACCGAGTTCCAGCGCCCGATGGTCGCCGAGGTCTACCGCTTCCGCCTGCCCCGCGCGCTGGCCTCCCTCGAGACCTCCGTCCTGCTGCGCTTCTACGAGGCCTGCATCCGCGAGTCGCTCAACGAGGTCGCCTACACCGCCGGTCAGGCCGGCCTGAACTTCTCGTTCAACGCCGCCCTCGAGGGCGTCGAGATCGCGGTTGAGGGCTACGACGCCTCCGCCCCGCGCCTGCTCGACACCATCGCCGCCAACCTCGTGGACTTCTCCCTCCCCGACGAGCGCTTCGCCGCCATCAAGGACCGCCTCCTGCGCGAACTCGGCAACTTCCCGCGCGCCGACGCCTACCAGATCCTGCTGGAAACGCGCCGCGCCACCGTCCGCGAGTTTCACTTCCGCCCCGACGAGCAGCTCCCCGTCGCCCAGGGCGTGACCCTCGCCGCCGTCCGCGACTTCGCCCGGAAACTCTACACCCGCGGCAAGCTCGAGGCCCTCGTGCACGGCAACGTCACCGCCGCCGACGCCATCGCGCACGCCCGCCGCTTCGGCGCCGCGCTCGCCAGCCAGCCCGTGGCCGACGCCGACCTCCTGCGCCGCCGCCTGCTGGCCCAACCGGCCGGCGAGGCCCTGCGCACCAACGAGCAGCTCGTGGTGAACAACTCCGCCTTCCGCCGCGAGTACGTGCTCGGCGACGACTCGCCCGAGATCCGCGCCGCCACGCTCGTGCTCGGCAACTTCATCAGCGAGCCGTTCTTCTCGGAGCTCCGCACCCGCCAGCAGCTCGGCTACATCGTCGGCGCCAACGCCGGCGGCGAGGAGAACACGAACTTCGCCTACTTCATCATCCAGTCGGGCGAATATCCGGCCGACGAGGTCGAGAAGCGCGCCGACGACTTCATCGTCAAGCTGCCCCTGATGCTCAGCGGCCTGCCCGACGATGCCTGGGCCTCCATCATCGGCGGCGTCCGGGCCCAGCTCGAGGAGAAGGACAAGGCCATCGCCGACCGCGCCAAGCGCCTCTTCGCCCTCGGCTACGACCGCGCCGGCGACTGGAACCGCCGTGAGGAAACCCTGGCCGCTCTCGACCGCCTGACCAAGGCCCGCACCGGCGAGATCCTCGACCACGCCCTCGGCCTCTCCACCCGCCAGATGCGCACCTACCTCGGCTTCGCCCGCCAGCACGAGGCCAAGGCCCCGCAGACCCCCACCTACACCGACCGCCCCGCCTGGAAACAGACGCGGCAGTTCAAATAA
- a CDS encoding DUF1800 domain-containing protein codes for MDRVRWLALPLVFLLLSGGIAAAAVTEAEQATAAHVLNRLGYGPRPGEVERVAAQGVPSWIRAQLQPEGLPDAAAQAAVAKLTHLQLTPAALVTAYHEQRNQAQKANAAKATEGEPMQATRPRTAQDDPLRSVVAQALGELQYAKLTRAVRSERQLEEVLVDFWFNHFNVDVRKQAVRATVVTYEQDTIRPHVFGRFRDLLGATAQSPAMLVYLDNARSSRERELTDRERARQRQAGAKTMGPDGEAAAPAARPRKGGLNENYGRELLELHTLGVDGGYTQRDVQEVARVFTGWTVDPRDGRFVFRERMHDPKPKTVLGTKIKGGGQAEGERVLDLLATHPATARHLATKLCQRFVADTPPAALVERVAAEFRASDGDLRRTYAALFASPEFLGPEYRGAKTKSPFEFLASALRATGATLVEVPPRAGRPPVHAVEAGLVFGRGAERIAALPRRTALMHLVEMGQPLYAWGPPTGFPEDSSHWVNAGALVARLNFALALTGGQVADCRVEPGPLLRGADTDEPASVITTLGRTVLGKEPGENTRRIVLAQLEESAGGEATPINSRKALALLLGAPEFQRR; via the coding sequence ATGGATCGCGTCCGCTGGTTGGCCCTGCCCCTCGTTTTTCTACTGCTTTCGGGCGGGATCGCGGCGGCGGCCGTGACCGAAGCGGAGCAGGCCACGGCGGCCCACGTGCTGAACCGCCTGGGCTACGGCCCGCGTCCCGGCGAGGTCGAGCGGGTCGCCGCCCAGGGCGTGCCGTCCTGGATTCGGGCGCAACTGCAGCCCGAGGGCCTGCCCGATGCGGCCGCGCAGGCCGCGGTGGCGAAGTTGACCCACCTCCAGCTTACGCCTGCGGCCCTGGTCACGGCCTACCACGAGCAACGCAACCAGGCACAGAAGGCCAACGCAGCCAAGGCCACCGAGGGCGAACCGATGCAAGCCACCCGCCCACGGACCGCCCAGGACGATCCCTTACGGTCGGTGGTCGCGCAGGCCCTCGGTGAACTCCAATACGCCAAACTCACCCGCGCCGTGCGCTCCGAGCGCCAGCTCGAGGAGGTGCTGGTGGATTTCTGGTTCAACCATTTCAACGTCGATGTCCGCAAGCAGGCGGTCCGCGCCACCGTGGTCACGTATGAGCAGGATACGATCCGGCCGCATGTCTTTGGCCGCTTCCGCGACCTGCTGGGGGCGACCGCGCAAAGCCCTGCCATGCTCGTGTACCTCGACAACGCCCGCAGCTCGCGGGAGCGGGAGTTGACCGATCGCGAGCGGGCGCGGCAGCGGCAGGCCGGGGCGAAAACGATGGGTCCGGACGGAGAGGCCGCCGCTCCGGCCGCGCGGCCGCGGAAGGGCGGCCTGAATGAAAATTACGGGCGCGAGCTGCTCGAGCTGCACACGCTCGGGGTGGACGGCGGTTACACGCAACGCGACGTGCAGGAAGTGGCGCGGGTCTTCACCGGCTGGACCGTCGACCCGCGCGACGGCCGCTTTGTGTTTCGCGAGCGGATGCACGACCCCAAGCCGAAGACCGTGTTGGGGACGAAGATCAAGGGCGGCGGCCAGGCGGAGGGGGAGCGCGTGCTCGACCTGCTCGCCACGCATCCGGCCACCGCGCGCCACCTCGCTACCAAGTTGTGCCAGCGTTTCGTGGCGGACACACCGCCCGCGGCCTTGGTTGAGCGCGTGGCCGCGGAGTTCCGGGCCAGTGACGGCGACCTGCGCCGCACCTACGCGGCGCTGTTCGCCTCGCCGGAATTCCTGGGACCGGAATATCGCGGCGCGAAGACGAAGTCGCCGTTCGAGTTCCTGGCCTCGGCGCTGCGGGCGACCGGTGCCACCCTGGTCGAGGTGCCGCCGCGGGCCGGACGCCCGCCGGTCCATGCCGTCGAGGCCGGGCTGGTCTTCGGCCGCGGCGCCGAGCGCATCGCGGCGCTGCCGCGGCGCACGGCCCTGATGCACCTCGTCGAGATGGGCCAGCCGCTCTACGCGTGGGGCCCGCCGACGGGTTTTCCCGAGGATTCCTCGCACTGGGTCAACGCCGGCGCGTTGGTGGCCCGGCTGAATTTCGCCCTCGCCCTCACGGGTGGGCAGGTGGCCGATTGCCGGGTCGAGCCGGGCCCGCTGCTGCGGGGCGCCGACACCGACGAACCAGCCTCCGTCATCACCACGCTCGGTCGCACCGTGCTCGGCAAGGAGCCGGGCGAGAACACCCGGCGCATCGTGCTCGCCCAGCTCGAGGAGTCGGCCGGCGGCGAAGCCACCCCCATCAACAGCCGCAAGGCGCTCGCGCTGCTCCTGGGTGCCCCCGAATTCCAGCGCCGGTGA